In one Mucilaginibacter sp. PAMB04168 genomic region, the following are encoded:
- a CDS encoding MGMT family protein, which produces MTDALFYEHVFEVVRQIPVGRVTSYGAIAKFLGVGNWSRKVGHAMGEVGGVEPPVPFQRVVNSQGLLTGGTSGIEHRKELLAAEGVTVIGNKVQDYKNVFWDPAKELNY; this is translated from the coding sequence ATGACCGACGCCCTCTTTTACGAACACGTGTTTGAAGTTGTACGCCAGATACCGGTTGGCCGTGTAACATCATACGGCGCTATCGCTAAATTTTTAGGCGTGGGCAACTGGTCGCGTAAGGTAGGGCATGCCATGGGCGAGGTTGGCGGCGTTGAGCCTCCCGTTCCATTTCAGCGGGTAGTAAACAGCCAGGGCCTGCTCACCGGCGGCACCTCGGGTATTGAGCACCGCAAGGAGTTGTTAGCCGCCGAGGGCGTAACGGTTATTGGTAACAAAGTACAAGATTATAAAAACGTGTTTTGGGATCCGGCCAAAGAGCTGAATTATTAA
- a CDS encoding type IX secretion system membrane protein PorP/SprF: protein MKLRRYTRKKAGWLTFLCISICFAAQAQQDAQFSQYTFNGLYINPAYAGYKQDVYVNAFYRSQWAGLQGAPQTFSLAADGAVNDAKVGLGVLISHDRIGAQSNLAVYGNYAYRLQIGYNENSRLAFGIGAGLVQNGIDGSKLNAVDEGDSYIPTGFQSNLVPDARIGVLYTNDHFFVGASADNLLARKLTGTRDKFALAPVPVPHVYFTAGALFDINDQTKFKPSILLKDDIGGPTSLDVNAFTLLGERVWIGGTYRTAVPLYKKQHLQNTLQKSNAVVGIIEIFATDRLRVGYAFDYSLTPLRNYNYGSHEISIGIYLKPGNRETVFNKCYF from the coding sequence ATGAAATTGAGAAGATATACTAGAAAAAAGGCGGGCTGGTTAACTTTTTTATGCATAAGCATTTGCTTTGCTGCACAGGCGCAGCAAGACGCGCAATTTAGCCAGTACACATTTAACGGTTTATACATTAACCCGGCCTACGCAGGCTATAAGCAGGATGTTTACGTGAATGCCTTTTACCGCTCACAATGGGCGGGTTTGCAAGGTGCCCCACAAACGTTCTCATTAGCGGCAGATGGAGCAGTAAACGACGCGAAAGTAGGGCTTGGCGTTCTGATTTCGCATGATCGGATTGGTGCGCAAAGTAATTTGGCTGTGTATGGCAATTATGCTTATCGCTTACAAATTGGGTATAACGAAAACAGCCGCCTGGCTTTTGGTATTGGCGCCGGGCTGGTTCAAAATGGTATAGATGGCTCGAAGCTTAATGCGGTTGATGAAGGGGATAGCTACATACCCACGGGCTTTCAAAGTAATTTAGTGCCCGATGCGCGGATTGGCGTTTTATACACTAATGATCATTTTTTTGTGGGTGCATCGGCAGATAATTTGCTTGCCCGTAAGCTGACGGGTACGCGCGATAAATTTGCTTTAGCGCCTGTACCGGTCCCGCATGTGTACTTTACGGCTGGGGCCTTGTTTGATATTAATGACCAAACCAAGTTTAAGCCCTCAATTTTATTAAAAGACGATATAGGCGGACCTACCAGTTTAGATGTAAATGCTTTTACCCTGTTGGGCGAACGGGTTTGGATTGGAGGCACTTACCGTACGGCAGTACCTCTATACAAAAAGCAGCATTTGCAAAACACGCTGCAAAAATCAAATGCCGTTGTTGGCATTATTGAAATATTTGCCACAGACAGGCTCCGCGTGGGTTACGCGTTCGATTACTCGTTAACCCCTCTGCGAAACTACAACTATGGCTCTCACGAAATATCTATCGGTATTTACCTGAAGCCCGGCAACCGGGAGACGGTGTTTAACAAATGTTATTTTTAG
- the trmB gene encoding tRNA (guanosine(46)-N7)-methyltransferase TrmB, producing the protein MGKDKLRRFAEIATFSNVVELQAGIPYKGQWANTFFKNSNPVVLELACGKGEYTVNLAQLFPDKNFIGIDYKGNRIWRGAKTAVEEGIANVGFLRIQIETLMDYFGEHEVDEIWITFPDPQPQDSREKKRLTFPRFLEKYKHVLKPGGFINLKTDNDDLHAYTAEKIEQLGLKLHVKTEDLYHSPYANEVLNIKTYYEKKYLQDNKNINYLKFSFE; encoded by the coding sequence GTGGGAAAAGATAAATTAAGGCGCTTTGCTGAAATAGCCACCTTCAGCAACGTAGTTGAGTTACAAGCCGGTATACCGTATAAAGGCCAGTGGGCCAATACGTTTTTTAAGAACAGCAACCCGGTTGTACTCGAACTTGCCTGCGGCAAAGGCGAATACACGGTTAACCTGGCACAACTGTTTCCGGATAAAAATTTTATTGGTATCGACTACAAAGGCAACCGCATATGGCGCGGCGCTAAAACCGCCGTTGAGGAAGGTATAGCCAACGTAGGTTTTTTACGCATCCAGATAGAAACTTTAATGGATTATTTTGGCGAACACGAGGTAGACGAGATTTGGATTACCTTTCCTGATCCGCAGCCGCAAGACAGCCGGGAAAAGAAGCGCCTCACCTTCCCCCGCTTTTTAGAAAAATACAAGCACGTGCTTAAACCGGGCGGTTTCATTAATTTAAAAACCGACAATGATGACCTGCACGCTTACACGGCCGAAAAGATTGAACAGTTGGGTTTGAAATTGCATGTTAAAACTGAAGACCTGTATCACTCTCCATACGCCAATGAAGTGCTGAACATTAAAACTTACTACGAAAAGAAATATTTACAGGACAATAAGAACATTAATTACCTTAAATTTTCGTTTGAATAA
- a CDS encoding carboxymuconolactone decarboxylase family protein — protein sequence MGKLVDDFNDYRTKMNDRIMESANTNIKRFFALDTTTYADGALDVKTKEMLGLVASMVLRCDDCIKYHLGKCHEAGVNHAEMNEIFMIANLVGGSIVIPHYRRAVEYWDELNEQA from the coding sequence ATGGGCAAACTAGTAGATGATTTTAACGACTATCGTACCAAAATGAACGATAGGATCATGGAATCGGCCAATACCAATATTAAACGCTTTTTTGCATTGGATACCACCACTTATGCCGATGGTGCCCTTGATGTAAAAACCAAAGAAATGCTTGGCCTGGTAGCCAGCATGGTACTGCGCTGCGACGATTGCATTAAGTACCACCTGGGCAAATGCCATGAGGCTGGGGTAAACCATGCCGAAATGAACGAGATCTTTATGATTGCCAACCTGGTGGGTGGCTCTATAGTCATCCCGCATTACCGCCGTGCGGTAGAGTACTGGGATGAATTGAACGAGCAAGCTTAA
- a CDS encoding prolyl oligopeptidase family serine peptidase translates to MKKALLFALLFTQVYCAFAQQGAELVQVTDLTRIKQISGLSLSHDGKKVAFTVNAIVPDKKNPQDYTYKTQVWVAPTDHSSAPRLLTDSAASQAAWSADDQWIAFISSIKGKPQLFVVGAFGGKPVQITNSQYGVSAPQWAPKGRQLLYSSNLSLTELLKDSLLNASKQVPAWNTEKPGFNRYTKYNHVKPYANGNIEAIRSYLAQDEADRKVVKVFNKLNFEGEASTEPDYRFTHYFITQPVAGAVSRPLTSGFYSFGNAQFMPDGQSVVLTSAMDPVNNPDRVMQSAIYSISLKDGNLTQLISRAGLSLANAAVSANGRYMVYTVSKGLEINIPAIYIHDFKEPAKSITIPLDRNASNFTWSADSKHLYFTAQSNGGIPIYRVSIATLKPERLSTFDAGMSALDVGKNLLAYVKTEVANPYEIYTSDLANKQPKRLTSFNYGWVKNKKLSFPEKKYYTNSKGMQVEYWIMKPTNFDPAKKHPVMLQIHGGPTAMWGPGEASMWHEYQYFCAQGYGIVYSNPRGSGGYGINFLKGNYQDWGAGPSEDVLAALDGTLAQGWADPSKTVVTGGSYAGYLTAWLVGHTNRFTAASAQRGVYDLNTFFGEGNAWRLVPMYFGGYPWDEQVKPILARESPFTYVNRISTPFLILHGETDLRTGIVQGEMMYKALKVLNRPVEYVQHPGATHELTRSGNIKQRIDQMLRIYEFFGRYVEK, encoded by the coding sequence ATGAAGAAAGCCCTACTTTTTGCCCTCTTGTTCACACAAGTGTATTGCGCATTTGCCCAGCAGGGCGCCGAACTGGTTCAAGTAACCGACCTTACCCGCATCAAACAGATAAGCGGCCTCAGCCTTTCACACGACGGTAAGAAAGTGGCCTTTACAGTGAACGCCATAGTGCCCGACAAAAAGAATCCTCAAGATTACACCTACAAAACGCAGGTATGGGTAGCCCCTACCGATCATAGTTCGGCCCCACGCCTGTTGACCGATAGCGCAGCAAGTCAGGCGGCATGGTCTGCCGATGACCAGTGGATCGCCTTTATAAGTTCGATAAAAGGCAAGCCACAGCTTTTTGTAGTTGGCGCGTTTGGAGGCAAGCCCGTACAAATTACCAATAGCCAATACGGCGTATCTGCACCGCAATGGGCGCCCAAAGGCAGGCAACTCTTATACAGCAGCAATTTAAGCCTTACTGAGTTACTGAAAGATTCTCTTCTGAATGCCAGCAAGCAAGTACCGGCATGGAATACCGAGAAGCCCGGTTTTAACCGGTACACCAAGTATAACCATGTAAAGCCTTATGCAAATGGCAACATAGAAGCAATACGCAGTTATTTGGCCCAAGATGAAGCCGACCGTAAAGTGGTTAAAGTATTTAACAAGCTTAATTTTGAAGGCGAAGCCTCTACCGAGCCCGACTACCGCTTTACCCATTATTTTATTACGCAACCCGTTGCCGGCGCTGTTTCCAGACCCCTAACCAGTGGCTTTTACAGCTTCGGTAACGCCCAGTTTATGCCCGATGGACAGTCGGTTGTTTTAACGTCAGCCATGGACCCGGTGAACAACCCCGACCGTGTCATGCAATCGGCCATTTACAGCATCTCCTTAAAGGATGGCAACCTAACTCAACTAATAAGCCGGGCTGGGCTTTCGCTGGCTAATGCTGCTGTATCGGCGAACGGCCGCTACATGGTGTATACAGTAAGTAAGGGCCTGGAAATTAATATTCCGGCTATTTATATTCATGATTTTAAAGAGCCGGCAAAATCTATCACCATTCCGCTTGATCGCAACGCCTCCAACTTCACCTGGTCGGCCGATAGTAAGCACCTGTACTTTACGGCACAATCAAACGGTGGCATACCTATTTACCGGGTAAGTATTGCAACCCTTAAGCCTGAACGGTTAAGCACGTTTGATGCTGGCATGAGTGCGTTAGACGTAGGCAAAAACCTGCTGGCTTATGTTAAAACCGAGGTAGCCAACCCGTACGAGATTTATACCAGCGATTTAGCCAACAAGCAACCTAAACGCCTTACCTCGTTTAATTACGGCTGGGTGAAAAATAAAAAGCTCAGTTTCCCCGAAAAGAAATATTATACGAACAGCAAAGGCATGCAGGTGGAGTACTGGATAATGAAGCCCACCAACTTTGATCCGGCCAAAAAGCACCCCGTAATGTTGCAAATACACGGCGGACCAACCGCCATGTGGGGTCCGGGTGAGGCCAGCATGTGGCACGAGTACCAGTATTTTTGTGCACAGGGCTACGGAATTGTGTATTCCAACCCGCGTGGCTCGGGTGGCTATGGCATAAATTTTCTGAAAGGTAATTACCAGGACTGGGGAGCCGGACCAAGCGAAGATGTACTGGCCGCATTAGACGGCACGCTGGCCCAGGGCTGGGCTGATCCATCTAAAACTGTAGTAACCGGCGGTTCATACGCCGGGTATTTGACTGCCTGGCTGGTAGGGCATACCAACCGTTTTACAGCGGCCTCAGCGCAGCGCGGCGTTTACGATTTAAATACATTTTTTGGCGAAGGCAATGCCTGGCGCTTAGTGCCTATGTATTTTGGCGGTTATCCGTGGGATGAACAGGTAAAGCCTATTTTGGCCCGCGAATCGCCGTTTACGTATGTAAACAGGATTAGTACGCCATTTTTGATACTGCATGGCGAAACAGATTTACGCACAGGTATTGTGCAGGGCGAAATGATGTACAAAGCCCTGAAAGTATTAAACCGCCCGGTAGAATATGTACAACACCCCGGCGCTACCCACGAGCTTACCCGCTCGGGCAACATTAAACAGCGTATAGACCAAATGTTGCGTATTTATGAGTTTTTTGGAAGGTATGTAGAGAAATGA
- a CDS encoding AI-2E family transporter, translating into MSVFSHQQRNNIILVSIIVLGCFLLYALSEIFSAILGAIVLYVMFRPLFLYLTEKRRWNAAISALLIIVLSLIVIVIPFLLLSFMVIEKIISFKTSTLPIDSWVDKIDMFTAEHFNQPRFAEETLQKLGGYAADLFPSLLGSAANIILTLLVLYFILYFMFAQLREFEAGLLRYAPFSEQHALKFAVALRNATYSNVLGQGIISLVQGVLLANGFWIVGIPDAVFWGVIATFISFLPVVGAPTLSIPAGIYLILLGRNWAGIGIMIYGLLFIGNLDHVLRMVINKRIANTHPIISIIGVFIGLPLFGILGLVFGPVLLSYFILMTEIYQTNRLAADRLERVRTAPDE; encoded by the coding sequence ATGTCCGTATTTAGCCATCAGCAACGTAATAACATTATACTGGTAAGCATTATTGTGCTGGGCTGCTTTTTGTTGTATGCACTGAGCGAAATTTTTAGCGCCATATTGGGCGCCATTGTGCTGTATGTGATGTTCAGGCCACTGTTTCTTTATTTAACCGAAAAGCGCAGGTGGAATGCAGCTATTTCAGCATTGCTCATTATCGTCCTCTCGCTCATTGTCATTGTAATTCCATTCCTTTTGCTGAGTTTTATGGTGATAGAAAAAATCATCAGCTTTAAAACCAGCACGCTGCCCATTGACTCATGGGTTGATAAAATTGACATGTTTACGGCCGAGCATTTTAACCAGCCCCGCTTTGCCGAAGAAACCTTACAAAAGCTAGGCGGCTACGCGGCCGATCTTTTCCCCTCATTGCTTGGTAGTGCAGCCAACATTATTTTAACGCTGCTGGTGCTCTACTTCATCCTGTACTTTATGTTTGCCCAACTGCGCGAGTTTGAGGCCGGCTTACTCCGGTATGCCCCTTTTAGCGAGCAACATGCATTAAAGTTTGCTGTGGCCCTGCGTAACGCAACGTATTCTAACGTGCTTGGCCAGGGTATCATATCGCTGGTGCAGGGCGTACTACTGGCCAACGGCTTTTGGATAGTAGGCATACCCGACGCTGTTTTTTGGGGCGTTATTGCCACTTTTATATCCTTCCTGCCCGTAGTGGGCGCACCAACGCTATCTATACCCGCCGGTATTTACCTCATACTGCTGGGCCGCAACTGGGCCGGTATCGGTATTATGATATACGGCCTTTTGTTTATCGGCAACCTCGACCATGTGTTGCGCATGGTAATTAACAAACGTATTGCCAATACGCATCCCATTATTTCTATAATAGGCGTGTTTATAGGCTTGCCGTTATTTGGTATCTTGGGCTTGGTATTTGGCCCGGTATTACTGTCATATTTTATACTGATGACAGAAATTTACCAAACCAACCGGCTGGCTGCCGACAGGCTGGAACGGGTACGCACAGCACCCGATGAGTAA
- a CDS encoding glutamine--tRNA ligase/YqeY domain fusion protein produces the protein MSEERALNFIEEIVEDDLSSGKHNGRVHTRFPPEPNGYLHIGHAKSICLNFGLAQRYNGKTNLRFDDTNPVTEDTEYVESIKEDVRWLGFEWANELYASDYFDILYAFALNLIKQGMAYVDDSTPEEIAAQKGTPTEPGIANDYRNRSIEENVQLFEEMKAGKYPDGAKVLRAKIDMASPNMHMRDPIMYRIKHAHHHRTGNKWCIYPMYDFAHGQSDAIEEITHSICTLEFIPHRPLYEWFIDKLEIFPSRQYEMARLNLTYTVMSKRKLLQLVNEGHVEDWDDPRMPTISGLRRRGYTPASVREFCERIGVAKRENLIDVGLLEFCIREDLNKTAWRRMAVLDPIKLIVTNYPEGQTEILHGENNPEAEGGEGGRDIPFSREIYIEREDFMEVPPKKFFRLGVGLMVRLKHAYIVKCEDFVKDADGNITEVHCTYIPESKSGQDTSGINVKGTIHWVSVPDAKTAEVRLYDRLFKSENPSAEEGDFKDDLNPNSLQVITAFVEPDLATALPGKGYQFIRKGYFTLDRLSTDSKLVFNRTVTLKDAWAKEVKKG, from the coding sequence ATGAGCGAAGAAAGAGCGTTAAATTTTATAGAAGAAATAGTAGAAGACGATTTATCATCAGGCAAGCATAACGGCCGGGTGCATACGCGTTTTCCGCCCGAACCTAATGGTTACCTGCATATTGGGCATGCTAAATCCATATGCCTTAATTTTGGGCTGGCACAACGCTACAATGGTAAAACCAACTTGCGTTTTGATGATACCAACCCGGTTACTGAAGATACAGAGTATGTTGAAAGCATTAAAGAGGACGTACGCTGGCTGGGTTTTGAATGGGCCAACGAGTTGTACGCATCCGATTACTTTGACATATTATATGCTTTTGCCCTTAACCTGATTAAGCAGGGTATGGCATATGTTGATGATAGCACACCTGAGGAAATAGCTGCACAAAAAGGCACACCAACCGAGCCGGGTATAGCTAATGACTACCGAAACCGCAGCATTGAAGAAAACGTGCAGCTGTTTGAGGAAATGAAAGCCGGCAAATACCCCGACGGCGCTAAAGTACTGCGTGCTAAAATTGATATGGCATCGCCCAACATGCACATGCGCGATCCTATCATGTACCGTATTAAGCATGCACACCACCACCGTACCGGCAATAAATGGTGCATTTACCCTATGTATGATTTTGCCCATGGGCAAAGTGACGCTATTGAGGAAATTACACATTCCATTTGTACGTTGGAATTTATACCACACCGCCCGTTGTATGAGTGGTTTATAGATAAGCTGGAAATATTTCCGTCGCGGCAATATGAAATGGCCCGATTAAACCTTACGTATACCGTAATGAGCAAGCGTAAGCTGCTGCAATTGGTGAATGAAGGCCATGTGGAGGATTGGGATGACCCGCGTATGCCAACCATTAGCGGTTTGCGCCGCCGTGGTTATACGCCGGCCTCTGTTCGTGAGTTTTGTGAGCGCATTGGTGTAGCCAAACGCGAGAACCTGATTGACGTAGGCTTGCTGGAATTTTGTATACGCGAAGACCTGAATAAAACCGCCTGGCGTCGTATGGCTGTGCTCGATCCGATTAAACTGATCGTGACCAACTACCCAGAAGGGCAAACCGAAATATTGCACGGCGAGAACAACCCCGAAGCCGAAGGTGGCGAAGGTGGCCGTGATATTCCGTTTAGCCGCGAAATTTATATAGAGCGCGAAGACTTTATGGAAGTTCCGCCTAAGAAATTTTTCCGTTTGGGCGTTGGCCTTATGGTACGCTTAAAGCATGCCTATATTGTTAAATGCGAAGATTTTGTAAAGGATGCCGATGGTAATATTACTGAGGTGCACTGTACTTACATTCCTGAATCCAAATCAGGCCAGGATACCAGCGGCATCAATGTAAAGGGTACTATTCATTGGGTGAGCGTACCTGATGCTAAAACTGCCGAGGTAAGACTGTACGACCGCCTGTTCAAATCTGAAAATCCTTCGGCCGAAGAAGGTGATTTTAAAGATGATTTGAACCCTAACAGCCTGCAGGTGATAACTGCCTTTGTTGAGCCTGATCTGGCTACTGCTTTGCCTGGCAAAGGTTACCAGTTTATTCGCAAAGGTTACTTTACGCTCGATAGGCTTTCAACCGATAGCAAGCTGGTGTTTAACCGCACCGTAACATTGAAGGACGCCTGGGCCAAGGAAGTAAAGAAAGGATAA
- a CDS encoding sigma-54 dependent transcriptional regulator: MNKILIIDDEVNTALLLSKFLTRNGFEVTTASSGGNGLEQLKSNDFNLVLCDYRLEDTDGREILKTIKTQYPKTGVIIITGYSDIKMAVELIKMGAYDYITKPLYPDEILTTINKAIETHHALLEAAEQETSPAASSSKTGTKETRKQVFSNEFVSGNSRPSKELSRQIELVAPTNYSVIIMGESGTGKESVAKSIHLNSPRRDQPFIAMDCGSLTKELAQSEFFGHEKGSFTGALYTKIGHFEMANGGTLFLDEVGNLSYDIQAALLRTVQERKVKRIGSTKEIDLDVRIIVATNENLQDAIQKGRFREDLYHRFNEFSIYMPPLRERGNDVMQLASHFLKSANQELGRSVSDFSMEVVECFMNYRWQGNIRELKNVVRRATLLTEGDEIQMKALPLEMLAYSKAPATESSLDGNTATVVRETRHDLKNAALEAEYDTILKVLREVNFNKTKAAEILKIDRKTLYNKMKAINLGR, translated from the coding sequence ATGAATAAAATACTCATCATAGATGATGAAGTGAATACCGCGCTGTTGCTGTCGAAATTTTTGACCAGAAACGGGTTTGAGGTCACTACGGCCTCTAGCGGTGGCAACGGGTTGGAGCAACTCAAAAGCAACGATTTTAACCTGGTTCTTTGCGATTACCGCCTGGAAGATACCGACGGCCGCGAAATACTGAAAACTATAAAAACGCAATATCCCAAAACCGGTGTAATTATTATAACCGGCTATTCGGATATTAAGATGGCTGTTGAACTGATTAAGATGGGAGCTTATGATTATATCACCAAGCCGCTTTACCCAGACGAAATCTTAACCACGATTAATAAAGCCATTGAAACGCACCACGCCTTGCTTGAGGCAGCTGAACAGGAAACATCTCCTGCCGCCAGCAGCAGCAAAACAGGCACTAAGGAGACCCGTAAACAGGTATTCTCGAACGAGTTTGTGAGTGGTAACAGCCGGCCGTCTAAAGAACTATCGCGCCAGATTGAGTTGGTTGCCCCTACCAATTACAGCGTAATTATTATGGGCGAAAGTGGTACCGGCAAAGAGTCGGTAGCTAAAAGCATTCACCTTAACAGCCCCCGCCGCGACCAGCCTTTTATTGCAATGGACTGTGGCTCATTAACCAAAGAACTGGCACAGAGCGAATTCTTCGGTCACGAGAAAGGTTCATTTACAGGCGCACTCTACACCAAAATAGGCCATTTTGAAATGGCCAACGGCGGCACCTTGTTTTTAGATGAGGTAGGCAATCTGTCTTATGATATACAGGCTGCCTTATTGCGTACCGTGCAGGAGCGTAAAGTAAAGCGTATAGGCTCAACCAAAGAGATTGACCTGGATGTGCGCATTATTGTAGCTACTAACGAGAATTTGCAGGATGCCATTCAAAAAGGGCGCTTTCGCGAAGACTTGTATCACCGCTTTAACGAGTTTAGCATATACATGCCGCCACTGCGTGAGCGTGGTAATGATGTCATGCAACTGGCTTCACATTTCTTAAAAAGTGCCAATCAGGAGTTGGGCCGCAGCGTATCTGATTTTTCGATGGAGGTAGTAGAGTGTTTTATGAACTACCGCTGGCAGGGTAACATACGCGAATTAAAAAACGTGGTGCGCCGTGCCACCCTGCTTACCGAGGGCGATGAGATACAGATGAAAGCCCTTCCGCTCGAAATGCTGGCCTACAGCAAAGCGCCAGCAACCGAAAGTTCACTGGACGGCAACACGGCTACAGTAGTAAGAGAAACCCGGCACGATCTAAAAAATGCAGCCCTGGAGGCCGAGTACGATACTATTTTAAAAGTACTGCGCGAGGTAAACTTCAATAAAACCAAGGCGGCCGAAATTTTAAAGATTGACCGCAAAACGCTTTACAACAAAATGAAGGCGATAAACTTAGGCAGATAA
- a CDS encoding phage holin family protein, whose product MEETKEAEQPQQPNVLDQLKEYAETRFKLAKYKTIEKSTSVAASLVTVVVVAFSAIMTFMFFTFTIALLLGDVLGAAWKGFGIVTLFYLLIAIIAIAAKSTIEKPIVNLLISKIFK is encoded by the coding sequence ATGGAAGAGACAAAAGAAGCTGAACAACCGCAACAACCAAACGTACTGGACCAGTTAAAGGAATACGCGGAAACCCGCTTTAAACTGGCCAAGTATAAAACGATTGAGAAGAGCACATCTGTAGCAGCCAGTTTAGTTACCGTTGTAGTTGTTGCTTTCAGCGCAATCATGACTTTCATGTTCTTCACCTTTACCATAGCGCTGCTGTTAGGCGATGTGTTGGGTGCAGCATGGAAAGGTTTTGGCATTGTAACCTTGTTTTATTTGCTGATTGCGATTATTGCGATAGCTGCTAAATCAACTATCGAGAAGCCGATTGTTAACTTGCTTATCAGCAAAATATTTAAGTAA
- a CDS encoding YtxH domain-containing protein: protein MSTQDVSNLIKKIPSLTSKFKKDEGMGDGAKVALALLAGLAAGAAIGILFAPSKGTETRDKLSESLSNLSDSIKETAAAEIDRLASLKTKVVDNIKTKISGEEPEYQDDLEHA from the coding sequence ATGAGCACACAAGACGTTTCAAACCTGATCAAAAAAATACCAAGCCTAACCAGCAAATTTAAAAAAGATGAAGGGATGGGCGATGGCGCCAAAGTAGCCTTGGCCTTATTGGCCGGTTTAGCTGCAGGTGCTGCAATAGGTATTTTGTTTGCCCCAAGCAAAGGTACCGAAACCCGCGATAAACTATCAGAATCATTAAGCAACTTAAGCGATAGTATTAAAGAGACTGCTGCTGCCGAGATTGACCGCCTGGCAAGCTTAAAAACCAAAGTGGTTGACAACATTAAAACCAAGATAAGCGGTGAGGAGCCTGAATATCAGGACGATTTAGAACACGCATAA
- a CDS encoding gliding motility-associated C-terminal domain-containing protein, which yields MQKFNTYRLGLLLLLVVTGFALLPGKAWGQQVLTIAPGKSVTMSIPASAAAAAYQWYKNGKIISGATNRTYVISEPGVYTVRAFNIESCPSPLSDEMVVRLAAIQVDLAVTKQSETRQVRTGEPFEYLLRVVNKGPAPATSVQLKDALPEGLEYVSIKSVSVGNPRFDAATRVLTWEIGDVDLNGYAELKLLVKAVQNGTIVNSVMVNSAEADLNLANNSASDTKQIMGLSIPNVFTPNGDGKNDVFEIPGLDGFAENEITIVNRWGNSVYEKRNYHNEWTGEGLNEGTYFYIFRVKTNKDVWEAYKGYVTLLRTKQ from the coding sequence TTGCAAAAGTTTAATACATATAGGTTAGGCCTGTTACTGCTTTTAGTAGTAACAGGCTTTGCCCTGCTTCCGGGTAAGGCCTGGGGGCAGCAAGTATTAACAATTGCACCCGGCAAATCTGTTACCATGAGTATACCTGCCAGTGCAGCAGCGGCGGCCTACCAGTGGTATAAAAACGGAAAAATAATATCGGGCGCTACAAACCGGACTTATGTGATCAGCGAGCCTGGAGTGTACACGGTTCGTGCTTTTAATATAGAGTCGTGTCCATCACCTTTGTCAGATGAAATGGTAGTTAGGCTGGCCGCCATACAGGTAGATCTGGCTGTTACCAAGCAGTCAGAAACACGGCAGGTACGTACCGGTGAGCCGTTTGAGTATTTGCTTAGGGTGGTAAATAAAGGCCCGGCACCAGCAACCAGTGTACAACTCAAAGATGCTTTGCCTGAAGGGCTTGAATATGTAAGTATAAAAAGCGTTTCGGTTGGTAATCCACGGTTTGATGCCGCTACACGGGTGCTTACCTGGGAGATTGGCGATGTTGACCTGAACGGTTATGCCGAACTGAAGTTGCTGGTTAAAGCAGTACAAAATGGGACCATCGTTAACTCGGTTATGGTAAACTCGGCTGAGGCCGATCTGAATCTGGCCAATAATAGTGCATCAGATACCAAGCAGATAATGGGACTGAGTATTCCTAATGTGTTTACCCCCAACGGTGATGGTAAGAACGATGTTTTTGAGATTCCGGGTCTGGACGGCTTTGCCGAAAATGAAATTACCATAGTGAACCGCTGGGGTAATAGTGTGTATGAGAAAAGGAATTACCATAACGAATGGACCGGCGAGGGTTTGAATGAAGGTACTTACTTCTACATATTCAGAGTGAAGACTAATAAGGATGTATGGGAGGCATATAAGGGTTACGTTACCCTGCTGCGAACTAAGCAATAA